The following are encoded together in the Actinoplanes sp. N902-109 genome:
- a CDS encoding alpha/beta fold hydrolase, with amino-acid sequence MSGLHVKRWHGPQSTATAVLVHMLTSSSASWWQLGPELAGRGYDVWAPDLCGHGESPRRDEYDIDAMADELIAAVPTAPDLLVAHSFGAIVAARAAARIKPARVVYSEPAWVAVGGADRFAFYRSQKQWTLADVRQESPRWAPEAHAAKLTALAGWDAASLQAIEGFPGYEPADPVVPTLIVTADPSRIIPPERCERFRAQGFTVRTVPESAHVLHNEDFPGFLKALDGWL; translated from the coding sequence ATGTCAGGACTTCATGTCAAGCGTTGGCACGGCCCGCAGAGCACGGCCACCGCCGTGCTCGTGCACATGCTCACCAGTTCGTCGGCGAGCTGGTGGCAACTCGGGCCGGAACTGGCCGGGCGAGGCTACGACGTCTGGGCGCCCGATCTGTGCGGGCACGGGGAGAGTCCGCGCCGGGACGAGTACGACATCGACGCCATGGCCGACGAACTTATCGCCGCCGTGCCGACGGCACCCGATCTTCTCGTCGCGCACTCCTTCGGGGCGATCGTCGCCGCTCGCGCCGCAGCCCGGATCAAGCCGGCCCGGGTCGTGTACTCGGAACCGGCCTGGGTGGCGGTGGGCGGCGCGGATCGCTTCGCGTTCTACCGGTCGCAGAAGCAGTGGACCCTGGCGGACGTCCGCCAGGAATCACCGCGCTGGGCACCCGAGGCCCATGCGGCAAAGCTCACCGCGCTGGCGGGCTGGGATGCGGCGTCGTTGCAGGCGATCGAGGGCTTTCCCGGATACGAACCCGCCGACCCGGTCGTCCCGACGTTGATCGTCACGGCCGATCCCAGCCGGATCATCCCGCCGGAGCGGTGCGAGCGGTTCCGGGCCCAGGGGTTCACGGTCCGGACCGTGCCGGAGAGCGCCCACGTCCTGCACAACGAGGATTTCCCCGGTTTCCTCAAGGCCCTCGACGGCTGGCTCTGA